The following coding sequences lie in one Cannabis sativa cultivar Pink pepper isolate KNU-18-1 chromosome 5, ASM2916894v1, whole genome shotgun sequence genomic window:
- the LOC115717201 gene encoding uncharacterized protein LOC115717201 isoform X4, whose protein sequence is MMMKHVGRDGMEILGLAYLFMVNTDALRDRSSKVLKGGSSSTSNDNNETDVSFPSTSASNGRESLHENSTYINKNMSSKHRASLEKDIEQLQSRLQQEKSMRIVLERAMGRASSTLSPGHRHFASQTKELIAEIESLEEEVANREQQVLSLYRSVFEHSVSRPPSEQNSVVVSPAHPKHESRKHPSIISSAFCSSKNFPFRPLQALVSIDDPGKRHSKIDSAKSVPGLPKVRPMEKTSILRTLRDHLHQCPSKLSEEMVRCMAVVYCWLRSAASVKTEKNRSPMLSRSSTNVVQPRRGVEEDQDLSGKSTVEILWISTDKGQFSHASYAINNYRVLVEQLERVNVRQMEPNAQISFWINVYNALVMHAYLAYGIPSSSLRRLALFHKAAYNIGGRVISANTIEQSIFCFRTPRVGWWLETILSAALRKKSGEDRRLSSTLGLPNSQLLVCFALCTGAFSDPVLRVYTASNVREELDEARRQFLQSNVLVKKSKKVFVPKMLERYARESSFSSDDLLKWITENVDKKLHDSIQKCLECKPIKKASQIIEWLPYSSRFRYVFSKDLTEKPWWL, encoded by the exons ATGATGATGAAGCATGTGGGAAGAGATGGAATGGAGATTCTTGGACTGGCTTACTTGTTCATGGTCAACACAGACGCTCTAAGAG ACAGGAGCTCCAAAGTTTTGAAAGGTGGATCCTCGAGTACCTCGAATGACAACAATGAAACAGAT GTCTCATTTCCTTCAACAAGTGCTTCTAATGGACGAGAATCACTACACGAAAACTCTACTTACATCAACAAGAATATGTCATCAAAGCACCGAGCCTCCTTAGAAAAAGAT ATTGAGCAGTTGCAGTCGCGTTTGCAACAAGAGAAATCAATGCGCATTGTTCTTGAGAGAGCCATGGGTCGAGCTTCAAGTACTTTATCTCCTGGACATAGGCATTTTGCTTCTcag ACAAAGGAATTGATTGCTGAAATTGAGTCGCTTGAAGAAGAAGTTGCAAACCGAGAGCAGCAGGTTCTCTCGCTATATAGAAGTGTATTTGAGCATAGTGTGAGCAGACCACCTTCTGAGCAGAACTCAGTTGTGGTTTCTCCTGCACATCCAAAGCACGAATCCAGGAAACATCCAAGTATCATTTCGAGTGCATTCTGTTCCTCTAAAAACTTCCCTTTCCGACCATTGCAAGCTCTTGTTTCTATAGATGATCCTGGGAAAAGACACTCCAAAATTGATTCTGCAAAGAGTGTTCCAGGCTTACCCAAG GTTCGGCCAATGGAGAAAACTTCTATACTAAGAACCCTCAGAGATCATCTCCACCAGTGCCCAAGCAAGTTGTCTGAGGAAATGGTCAGGTGTATGGCTGTTGTATACTGTTGGCTTCGCAGTGCAGCATCTGTCAAAACTGAAAAAAACAGATCACCTATGTTGTCAAGGTCCTCCACCAATGTTGTACAGCCTCGGCGTGGGGTTGAGGAGGACCAAGATTTGTCTGGAAAGTCAACAGTTGAAATATTATGGATATCAACTGATAAGGGCCAATTTTCTCATGCTTCTTATGCCATCAACAACTACAG AGTCTTAGTTGAACAGTTGGAGAGAGTGAATGTCAGGCAAATGGAACCCAATGCCCAGATTTCATTTTGGATCAATGTCTACAATGCTCTTGTTATGCAT GCATATTTAGCATATGGCATTCCCAGCAGCTCTTTGAGAAGGCTGGCCTTGTTTCACAAG GCTGCTTACAACATTGGAGGTCGTGTCATCAGTGCAAACACCATAGAGCAATCGATATTTTGCTTTCGAACGCCCCGGGTTGGATGG TGGCTTGAAACCATCCTTTCAGCTGCCTTAAGGAAAAAATCTGGCGAAGACAGACGACTCAGTTCAACGTTGGGTCTTCCGAATTCTCAACTCCTAGTCTGTTTTGCCCTCTGTACTGGAGCTTTTTCAGATCCTGTG TTAAGAGTCTACACAGCCTCAAATGTTAGAGAAGAATTGGATGAAGCTAGGAGACAGTTTCTTCAATCAAACGTATTGGTAAAGAAATCAAAGAAAGTATTTGTACCAAAGATGCTTGAAAGATATGCAAGAGAATCATCGTTCAGCTCAGATGATCTTCTGAAATGGATCACTGAAAATGTGGACAAGAAGCTCCATGACTCAATACAGAAATGTCTCGAATGTAAGCCCATCAAGAAGGCATCTCAGATCATAGAATGGTTGCCTTACAGTTCAAGGTTCCGATATGTTTTCTCGAAGGACTTGACCGAGAAGCCGTGGTGGCTGTGA
- the LOC115717201 gene encoding uncharacterized protein LOC115717201 isoform X1: protein MCDFIVGRGGVGDDDEACGKRWNGDSWTGLLVHGQHRRSKSASDRSSKVLKGGSSSTSNDNNETDVSFPSTSASNGRESLHENSTYINKNMSSKHRASLEKDIEQLQSRLQQEKSMRIVLERAMGRASSTLSPGHRHFASQQQTKELIAEIESLEEEVANREQQVLSLYRSVFEHSVSRPPSEQNSVVVSPAHPKHESRKHPSIISSAFCSSKNFPFRPLQALVSIDDPGKRHSKIDSAKSVPGLPKVRPMEKTSILRTLRDHLHQCPSKLSEEMVRCMAVVYCWLRSAASVKTEKNRSPMLSRSSTNVVQPRRGVEEDQDLSGKSTVEILWISTDKGQFSHASYAINNYRVLVEQLERVNVRQMEPNAQISFWINVYNALVMHAYLAYGIPSSSLRRLALFHKAAYNIGGRVISANTIEQSIFCFRTPRVGWWLETILSAALRKKSGEDRRLSSTLGLPNSQLLVCFALCTGAFSDPVLRVYTASNVREELDEARRQFLQSNVLVKKSKKVFVPKMLERYARESSFSSDDLLKWITENVDKKLHDSIQKCLECKPIKKASQIIEWLPYSSRFRYVFSKDLTEKPWWL, encoded by the exons atgtgtGATTTTATTGTAGGAAGAGGAGGAGTTGGAGATGATGATGAAGCATGTGGGAAGAGATGGAATGGAGATTCTTGGACTGGCTTACTTGTTCATGGTCAACACAGACGCTCTAAGAG TGCTTCAGACAGGAGCTCCAAAGTTTTGAAAGGTGGATCCTCGAGTACCTCGAATGACAACAATGAAACAGAT GTCTCATTTCCTTCAACAAGTGCTTCTAATGGACGAGAATCACTACACGAAAACTCTACTTACATCAACAAGAATATGTCATCAAAGCACCGAGCCTCCTTAGAAAAAGAT ATTGAGCAGTTGCAGTCGCGTTTGCAACAAGAGAAATCAATGCGCATTGTTCTTGAGAGAGCCATGGGTCGAGCTTCAAGTACTTTATCTCCTGGACATAGGCATTTTGCTTCTcag CAACAGACAAAGGAATTGATTGCTGAAATTGAGTCGCTTGAAGAAGAAGTTGCAAACCGAGAGCAGCAGGTTCTCTCGCTATATAGAAGTGTATTTGAGCATAGTGTGAGCAGACCACCTTCTGAGCAGAACTCAGTTGTGGTTTCTCCTGCACATCCAAAGCACGAATCCAGGAAACATCCAAGTATCATTTCGAGTGCATTCTGTTCCTCTAAAAACTTCCCTTTCCGACCATTGCAAGCTCTTGTTTCTATAGATGATCCTGGGAAAAGACACTCCAAAATTGATTCTGCAAAGAGTGTTCCAGGCTTACCCAAG GTTCGGCCAATGGAGAAAACTTCTATACTAAGAACCCTCAGAGATCATCTCCACCAGTGCCCAAGCAAGTTGTCTGAGGAAATGGTCAGGTGTATGGCTGTTGTATACTGTTGGCTTCGCAGTGCAGCATCTGTCAAAACTGAAAAAAACAGATCACCTATGTTGTCAAGGTCCTCCACCAATGTTGTACAGCCTCGGCGTGGGGTTGAGGAGGACCAAGATTTGTCTGGAAAGTCAACAGTTGAAATATTATGGATATCAACTGATAAGGGCCAATTTTCTCATGCTTCTTATGCCATCAACAACTACAG AGTCTTAGTTGAACAGTTGGAGAGAGTGAATGTCAGGCAAATGGAACCCAATGCCCAGATTTCATTTTGGATCAATGTCTACAATGCTCTTGTTATGCAT GCATATTTAGCATATGGCATTCCCAGCAGCTCTTTGAGAAGGCTGGCCTTGTTTCACAAG GCTGCTTACAACATTGGAGGTCGTGTCATCAGTGCAAACACCATAGAGCAATCGATATTTTGCTTTCGAACGCCCCGGGTTGGATGG TGGCTTGAAACCATCCTTTCAGCTGCCTTAAGGAAAAAATCTGGCGAAGACAGACGACTCAGTTCAACGTTGGGTCTTCCGAATTCTCAACTCCTAGTCTGTTTTGCCCTCTGTACTGGAGCTTTTTCAGATCCTGTG TTAAGAGTCTACACAGCCTCAAATGTTAGAGAAGAATTGGATGAAGCTAGGAGACAGTTTCTTCAATCAAACGTATTGGTAAAGAAATCAAAGAAAGTATTTGTACCAAAGATGCTTGAAAGATATGCAAGAGAATCATCGTTCAGCTCAGATGATCTTCTGAAATGGATCACTGAAAATGTGGACAAGAAGCTCCATGACTCAATACAGAAATGTCTCGAATGTAAGCCCATCAAGAAGGCATCTCAGATCATAGAATGGTTGCCTTACAGTTCAAGGTTCCGATATGTTTTCTCGAAGGACTTGACCGAGAAGCCGTGGTGGCTGTGA
- the LOC115717201 gene encoding uncharacterized protein LOC115717201 isoform X2 — protein sequence MCDFIVGRGGVGDDDEACGKRWNGDSWTGLLVHGQHRRSKSASDRSSKVLKGGSSSTSNDNNETDVSFPSTSASNGRESLHENSTYINKNMSSKHRASLEKDIEQLQSRLQQEKSMRIVLERAMGRASSTLSPGHRHFASQTKELIAEIESLEEEVANREQQVLSLYRSVFEHSVSRPPSEQNSVVVSPAHPKHESRKHPSIISSAFCSSKNFPFRPLQALVSIDDPGKRHSKIDSAKSVPGLPKVRPMEKTSILRTLRDHLHQCPSKLSEEMVRCMAVVYCWLRSAASVKTEKNRSPMLSRSSTNVVQPRRGVEEDQDLSGKSTVEILWISTDKGQFSHASYAINNYRVLVEQLERVNVRQMEPNAQISFWINVYNALVMHAYLAYGIPSSSLRRLALFHKAAYNIGGRVISANTIEQSIFCFRTPRVGWWLETILSAALRKKSGEDRRLSSTLGLPNSQLLVCFALCTGAFSDPVLRVYTASNVREELDEARRQFLQSNVLVKKSKKVFVPKMLERYARESSFSSDDLLKWITENVDKKLHDSIQKCLECKPIKKASQIIEWLPYSSRFRYVFSKDLTEKPWWL from the exons atgtgtGATTTTATTGTAGGAAGAGGAGGAGTTGGAGATGATGATGAAGCATGTGGGAAGAGATGGAATGGAGATTCTTGGACTGGCTTACTTGTTCATGGTCAACACAGACGCTCTAAGAG TGCTTCAGACAGGAGCTCCAAAGTTTTGAAAGGTGGATCCTCGAGTACCTCGAATGACAACAATGAAACAGAT GTCTCATTTCCTTCAACAAGTGCTTCTAATGGACGAGAATCACTACACGAAAACTCTACTTACATCAACAAGAATATGTCATCAAAGCACCGAGCCTCCTTAGAAAAAGAT ATTGAGCAGTTGCAGTCGCGTTTGCAACAAGAGAAATCAATGCGCATTGTTCTTGAGAGAGCCATGGGTCGAGCTTCAAGTACTTTATCTCCTGGACATAGGCATTTTGCTTCTcag ACAAAGGAATTGATTGCTGAAATTGAGTCGCTTGAAGAAGAAGTTGCAAACCGAGAGCAGCAGGTTCTCTCGCTATATAGAAGTGTATTTGAGCATAGTGTGAGCAGACCACCTTCTGAGCAGAACTCAGTTGTGGTTTCTCCTGCACATCCAAAGCACGAATCCAGGAAACATCCAAGTATCATTTCGAGTGCATTCTGTTCCTCTAAAAACTTCCCTTTCCGACCATTGCAAGCTCTTGTTTCTATAGATGATCCTGGGAAAAGACACTCCAAAATTGATTCTGCAAAGAGTGTTCCAGGCTTACCCAAG GTTCGGCCAATGGAGAAAACTTCTATACTAAGAACCCTCAGAGATCATCTCCACCAGTGCCCAAGCAAGTTGTCTGAGGAAATGGTCAGGTGTATGGCTGTTGTATACTGTTGGCTTCGCAGTGCAGCATCTGTCAAAACTGAAAAAAACAGATCACCTATGTTGTCAAGGTCCTCCACCAATGTTGTACAGCCTCGGCGTGGGGTTGAGGAGGACCAAGATTTGTCTGGAAAGTCAACAGTTGAAATATTATGGATATCAACTGATAAGGGCCAATTTTCTCATGCTTCTTATGCCATCAACAACTACAG AGTCTTAGTTGAACAGTTGGAGAGAGTGAATGTCAGGCAAATGGAACCCAATGCCCAGATTTCATTTTGGATCAATGTCTACAATGCTCTTGTTATGCAT GCATATTTAGCATATGGCATTCCCAGCAGCTCTTTGAGAAGGCTGGCCTTGTTTCACAAG GCTGCTTACAACATTGGAGGTCGTGTCATCAGTGCAAACACCATAGAGCAATCGATATTTTGCTTTCGAACGCCCCGGGTTGGATGG TGGCTTGAAACCATCCTTTCAGCTGCCTTAAGGAAAAAATCTGGCGAAGACAGACGACTCAGTTCAACGTTGGGTCTTCCGAATTCTCAACTCCTAGTCTGTTTTGCCCTCTGTACTGGAGCTTTTTCAGATCCTGTG TTAAGAGTCTACACAGCCTCAAATGTTAGAGAAGAATTGGATGAAGCTAGGAGACAGTTTCTTCAATCAAACGTATTGGTAAAGAAATCAAAGAAAGTATTTGTACCAAAGATGCTTGAAAGATATGCAAGAGAATCATCGTTCAGCTCAGATGATCTTCTGAAATGGATCACTGAAAATGTGGACAAGAAGCTCCATGACTCAATACAGAAATGTCTCGAATGTAAGCCCATCAAGAAGGCATCTCAGATCATAGAATGGTTGCCTTACAGTTCAAGGTTCCGATATGTTTTCTCGAAGGACTTGACCGAGAAGCCGTGGTGGCTGTGA
- the LOC115717201 gene encoding uncharacterized protein LOC115717201 isoform X3: MMMKHVGRDGMEILGLAYLFMVNTDALRDRSSKVLKGGSSSTSNDNNETDVSFPSTSASNGRESLHENSTYINKNMSSKHRASLEKDIEQLQSRLQQEKSMRIVLERAMGRASSTLSPGHRHFASQQQTKELIAEIESLEEEVANREQQVLSLYRSVFEHSVSRPPSEQNSVVVSPAHPKHESRKHPSIISSAFCSSKNFPFRPLQALVSIDDPGKRHSKIDSAKSVPGLPKVRPMEKTSILRTLRDHLHQCPSKLSEEMVRCMAVVYCWLRSAASVKTEKNRSPMLSRSSTNVVQPRRGVEEDQDLSGKSTVEILWISTDKGQFSHASYAINNYRVLVEQLERVNVRQMEPNAQISFWINVYNALVMHAYLAYGIPSSSLRRLALFHKAAYNIGGRVISANTIEQSIFCFRTPRVGWWLETILSAALRKKSGEDRRLSSTLGLPNSQLLVCFALCTGAFSDPVLRVYTASNVREELDEARRQFLQSNVLVKKSKKVFVPKMLERYARESSFSSDDLLKWITENVDKKLHDSIQKCLECKPIKKASQIIEWLPYSSRFRYVFSKDLTEKPWWL; encoded by the exons ATGATGATGAAGCATGTGGGAAGAGATGGAATGGAGATTCTTGGACTGGCTTACTTGTTCATGGTCAACACAGACGCTCTAAGAG ACAGGAGCTCCAAAGTTTTGAAAGGTGGATCCTCGAGTACCTCGAATGACAACAATGAAACAGAT GTCTCATTTCCTTCAACAAGTGCTTCTAATGGACGAGAATCACTACACGAAAACTCTACTTACATCAACAAGAATATGTCATCAAAGCACCGAGCCTCCTTAGAAAAAGAT ATTGAGCAGTTGCAGTCGCGTTTGCAACAAGAGAAATCAATGCGCATTGTTCTTGAGAGAGCCATGGGTCGAGCTTCAAGTACTTTATCTCCTGGACATAGGCATTTTGCTTCTcag CAACAGACAAAGGAATTGATTGCTGAAATTGAGTCGCTTGAAGAAGAAGTTGCAAACCGAGAGCAGCAGGTTCTCTCGCTATATAGAAGTGTATTTGAGCATAGTGTGAGCAGACCACCTTCTGAGCAGAACTCAGTTGTGGTTTCTCCTGCACATCCAAAGCACGAATCCAGGAAACATCCAAGTATCATTTCGAGTGCATTCTGTTCCTCTAAAAACTTCCCTTTCCGACCATTGCAAGCTCTTGTTTCTATAGATGATCCTGGGAAAAGACACTCCAAAATTGATTCTGCAAAGAGTGTTCCAGGCTTACCCAAG GTTCGGCCAATGGAGAAAACTTCTATACTAAGAACCCTCAGAGATCATCTCCACCAGTGCCCAAGCAAGTTGTCTGAGGAAATGGTCAGGTGTATGGCTGTTGTATACTGTTGGCTTCGCAGTGCAGCATCTGTCAAAACTGAAAAAAACAGATCACCTATGTTGTCAAGGTCCTCCACCAATGTTGTACAGCCTCGGCGTGGGGTTGAGGAGGACCAAGATTTGTCTGGAAAGTCAACAGTTGAAATATTATGGATATCAACTGATAAGGGCCAATTTTCTCATGCTTCTTATGCCATCAACAACTACAG AGTCTTAGTTGAACAGTTGGAGAGAGTGAATGTCAGGCAAATGGAACCCAATGCCCAGATTTCATTTTGGATCAATGTCTACAATGCTCTTGTTATGCAT GCATATTTAGCATATGGCATTCCCAGCAGCTCTTTGAGAAGGCTGGCCTTGTTTCACAAG GCTGCTTACAACATTGGAGGTCGTGTCATCAGTGCAAACACCATAGAGCAATCGATATTTTGCTTTCGAACGCCCCGGGTTGGATGG TGGCTTGAAACCATCCTTTCAGCTGCCTTAAGGAAAAAATCTGGCGAAGACAGACGACTCAGTTCAACGTTGGGTCTTCCGAATTCTCAACTCCTAGTCTGTTTTGCCCTCTGTACTGGAGCTTTTTCAGATCCTGTG TTAAGAGTCTACACAGCCTCAAATGTTAGAGAAGAATTGGATGAAGCTAGGAGACAGTTTCTTCAATCAAACGTATTGGTAAAGAAATCAAAGAAAGTATTTGTACCAAAGATGCTTGAAAGATATGCAAGAGAATCATCGTTCAGCTCAGATGATCTTCTGAAATGGATCACTGAAAATGTGGACAAGAAGCTCCATGACTCAATACAGAAATGTCTCGAATGTAAGCCCATCAAGAAGGCATCTCAGATCATAGAATGGTTGCCTTACAGTTCAAGGTTCCGATATGTTTTCTCGAAGGACTTGACCGAGAAGCCGTGGTGGCTGTGA